The following are encoded together in the Sinorhizobium terangae genome:
- a CDS encoding adenylate/guanylate cyclase domain-containing protein — translation MHRKLAAILVGDFVASTSAMELDEEQTIARVVDCMSLIGEVVASFGGRVFNTAGDAILAEFSSPVNALRAAMEARLAIGSVPRTCTHDMRFGLHLADVAVVGDDLRGDGVNIASRIEASAEPGEIEVSEALYDQVRRVSPCAFEAIGERHLKGVSEPVKIYRVGAAMDRHRFQVAPTRAPPPSSIRPNSVAVAPFTTASVADQDQTFLAEGMTDDLTLELSRLKSLFVTSRSASMVLRTTDPVEIGKSLGVHYVVAGSIRKAGSYVRLNISLAGTERGHLVWSDRIQRPFEEILDVMDEITARVAATVSGRIEQSELAAARLKRPESMSAYEHYLRGLDHHRLAGVADFHLHEAMHWFEKAMKADPSFGRPFAMHICSWSSLPSFDLRLGELQTAHALELDPTDPEAHRVMGSLKMKRGDFAASRFHHEKAIEMAPNDAYTIGRCAAFYLFAGEPERALQLLDRAETLDPFLPVWITEERVASLYTLGRYQEMFDVSHKLPFQTRRTYIYRIAARMACSDLDRARQLVSQAIALDPTLSVEYLRMQELFEDAAITASLVDRARAAGLPDSPATGEIAHVSSSHSRNDVAQNTLP, via the coding sequence ATGCATCGGAAGCTGGCTGCAATTCTGGTTGGGGACTTCGTGGCTTCGACGTCGGCGATGGAGCTCGACGAGGAGCAGACGATCGCGCGCGTCGTCGATTGCATGAGCCTCATCGGCGAGGTCGTGGCGAGTTTTGGCGGTAGGGTGTTCAACACGGCAGGAGACGCGATCCTTGCCGAATTCTCGAGCCCGGTGAATGCGCTGAGGGCGGCGATGGAGGCGCGACTGGCCATCGGATCCGTGCCGCGCACGTGCACGCATGACATGCGCTTTGGCCTGCATCTCGCCGACGTCGCGGTCGTCGGCGACGACCTGCGCGGCGATGGCGTGAACATTGCCTCACGTATCGAAGCCTCCGCCGAACCGGGGGAGATCGAGGTCTCGGAGGCGCTCTACGATCAGGTCCGGCGCGTATCGCCCTGCGCCTTTGAAGCGATCGGCGAACGGCACCTGAAGGGCGTGTCGGAGCCGGTCAAAATCTACCGCGTCGGCGCCGCCATGGACCGCCACCGCTTCCAGGTCGCGCCGACGCGGGCGCCACCGCCTTCATCAATCAGGCCGAACTCCGTGGCTGTCGCTCCGTTCACGACGGCGTCGGTCGCGGATCAGGACCAAACGTTTCTTGCAGAGGGGATGACCGACGACCTGACGCTCGAACTCAGCCGCCTGAAGAGCCTTTTCGTCACCTCGCGCTCAGCCTCGATGGTGTTGCGAACGACCGATCCGGTTGAGATCGGTAAGTCGCTCGGCGTGCACTATGTCGTTGCAGGCTCCATCCGCAAGGCCGGCAGCTATGTCCGGCTGAACATCTCGCTCGCAGGGACGGAGCGGGGGCACCTGGTGTGGTCGGATCGCATTCAACGTCCCTTCGAGGAAATTCTCGACGTCATGGACGAGATCACCGCCCGCGTCGCGGCAACCGTTTCCGGTCGGATCGAACAGTCCGAACTCGCCGCAGCGCGTCTGAAGCGGCCAGAAAGCATGTCCGCCTACGAACATTATCTCCGCGGCCTCGACCATCATCGGCTGGCTGGGGTGGCCGACTTTCACCTTCACGAGGCGATGCACTGGTTCGAGAAGGCGATGAAGGCAGATCCGAGCTTCGGCCGGCCCTTCGCCATGCATATCTGCTCCTGGAGTTCGCTGCCGAGTTTCGATCTCCGTCTCGGCGAGCTGCAGACAGCGCATGCGCTGGAACTCGACCCGACAGACCCGGAGGCGCACCGTGTCATGGGCTCGCTCAAGATGAAAAGGGGCGATTTCGCCGCCTCGCGCTTCCATCATGAGAAAGCCATCGAGATGGCGCCGAACGACGCTTACACGATCGGGCGATGCGCCGCGTTTTATCTCTTTGCAGGCGAGCCCGAACGAGCGCTCCAGCTTCTTGACCGCGCGGAAACGCTCGATCCGTTCCTACCGGTTTGGATAACAGAGGAGCGCGTCGCGTCGCTGTACACGCTCGGACGTTACCAGGAGATGTTCGATGTCTCGCACAAACTGCCATTCCAGACGCGACGCACTTACATTTATCGGATCGCAGCGCGCATGGCCTGTTCCGACCTCGACCGCGCCAGGCAGCTTGTCTCGCAGGCTATTGCGCTCGACCCGACGCTCTCGGTCGAGTATTTGCGCATGCAGGAGCTTTTCGAGGATGCAGCGATAACCGCGAGCCTCGTTGATCGAGCGCGTGCCGCAGGGCTCCCGGATTCGCCGGCGACAGGCGAGATTGCTCACGTCTCCTCTTCGCATAGTCGCAACGATGTGGCGCAAAACACGCTGCCATAA
- a CDS encoding HlyD family type I secretion periplasmic adaptor subunit has product MMKEPILPVRVDAQPLVKADNPERRLPVRAGAPLSAAAPEHDLPEDHTRSPIRRLVIAGLTTILVAFGGFFGWAFSTELSSASVSSGTVVVDSKRKTISHFEGGVLSRVLVQEGDHVVAGQPVIKLEDTRARSDLQALQSRRVGLIAKLARLRSEQAGAAEIDFPVDLAGTDDTAAHDAVMAETAFFEKRREAKRGKVEIQRKTIEEYSEKAKSLAAQLQATERQIELMNEQRSAIATLVDKAFAQRSKLIEIDGRLSELAATRGEVAGDKAQAEKAMAGAELALTGIESDFQSEIAGEITTARLELADVEERMIAAEDVLRRLEIRSPQAGVIANIQLRTPGSAVTPGQPLLDIVPEDEPLLVEMHVSTRDIDSITIGSKTQIRLTAYNQRTHLPLDGKITYIAADQSVDEKSNVSYFVARAEVAPESLAANPDIRLYPGMPAEVLIVHKARSAIDYLVSPVTDSFNRAFRED; this is encoded by the coding sequence ATGATGAAAGAACCGATCCTGCCCGTTCGCGTGGATGCTCAGCCCCTCGTCAAGGCCGACAATCCGGAACGCCGCCTGCCGGTCCGTGCAGGTGCGCCGCTTTCCGCGGCCGCGCCTGAACACGACCTCCCGGAGGACCATACCCGTTCACCCATCCGGCGCCTCGTCATTGCGGGGCTGACGACGATCCTGGTTGCTTTCGGAGGATTCTTCGGCTGGGCCTTCTCGACGGAGCTCAGCAGCGCCTCGGTCAGCAGCGGCACCGTCGTCGTCGACTCCAAGCGCAAGACGATCAGCCATTTCGAAGGCGGTGTCCTGAGCCGCGTCCTGGTTCAGGAGGGCGATCACGTCGTGGCCGGGCAGCCGGTCATCAAGCTCGAGGACACGCGTGCCCGCTCCGACCTCCAGGCACTGCAAAGCCGGCGTGTCGGTCTGATCGCAAAGCTTGCGCGTCTCAGGTCCGAGCAGGCAGGAGCGGCGGAGATAGACTTTCCCGTCGATCTCGCCGGCACGGACGACACGGCCGCTCACGATGCCGTCATGGCTGAGACAGCGTTCTTCGAGAAACGCCGCGAAGCCAAGAGGGGCAAGGTAGAGATCCAGCGCAAGACCATCGAGGAATATTCCGAGAAGGCCAAGTCTCTCGCCGCGCAGCTTCAGGCGACCGAGCGCCAGATCGAGCTCATGAACGAGCAGCGGAGCGCAATCGCAACCTTGGTCGACAAGGCATTTGCCCAGCGCTCGAAGCTCATCGAGATCGATGGCAGGCTCAGCGAACTTGCCGCAACGCGCGGTGAAGTCGCCGGTGACAAGGCCCAGGCGGAAAAAGCCATGGCCGGCGCCGAGCTCGCGCTGACCGGAATAGAAAGCGACTTCCAGTCGGAGATCGCCGGAGAGATCACCACCGCGCGGCTCGAGCTCGCGGATGTCGAGGAGCGAATGATCGCCGCGGAGGACGTCCTGCGCCGCCTCGAGATCCGCTCTCCCCAGGCCGGCGTCATTGCCAACATACAGCTGCGGACGCCCGGCAGCGCGGTCACCCCCGGCCAGCCTCTGCTCGACATCGTCCCCGAGGACGAGCCGCTGCTTGTCGAAATGCATGTCAGCACGCGCGACATCGACAGCATAACAATCGGCTCCAAGACGCAGATCCGCCTGACCGCCTATAATCAGCGCACCCATCTGCCACTCGACGGCAAGATCACCTATATCGCGGCCGACCAATCGGTGGATGAGAAATCCAACGTCTCCTACTTCGTGGCACGTGCCGAGGTCGCCCCGGAATCCCTCGCCGCCAATCCCGATATCCGCCTCTATCCCGGCATGCCCGCCGAGGTGCTGATCGTGCACAAGGCCCGTTCGGCAATCGATTATCTCGTTTCCCCGGTCACCGACAGCTTCAACCGGGCATTCCGGGAAGATTGA
- a CDS encoding class I SAM-dependent methyltransferase, whose product MSEIALRQESTPASAPAREDRVQWLQDAVLRNRFLPQPAPDSVFVGDGDFKAVGAEFLGHFIRMGGLLPESRVLDIGCGIGRMAVPLTQYLDFEKGRYSGIDPVEGGIAWCRRFVTPAYPNFAFQRVDIAHDLYNPQGKISGKALKLPYADRHFDFVIMTSIVTHLPPDEVLVYLSEIGRLLRPGGRLFMTAFVVDSVAAANETGRRDPRLAFQRDGDGPCWFVPELPRLAAVGFDDGFLDGALGRAGLTAITKSLGSWRGQAADHYQDVFVAEQRGSGA is encoded by the coding sequence ATGAGCGAGATCGCGCTGCGTCAAGAGAGCACGCCGGCCTCGGCGCCTGCCCGTGAGGATCGGGTTCAGTGGTTACAGGACGCCGTCCTGCGCAACCGCTTTCTGCCGCAACCGGCCCCCGATAGCGTTTTCGTCGGCGATGGCGACTTCAAGGCGGTCGGTGCCGAATTCCTCGGCCATTTCATACGGATGGGCGGATTGCTGCCGGAAAGCCGCGTGCTCGACATCGGTTGCGGTATCGGCCGGATGGCGGTTCCGCTCACCCAGTATCTGGACTTCGAGAAGGGGCGCTACAGTGGCATCGACCCCGTCGAAGGCGGCATCGCCTGGTGCCGGCGCTTTGTCACCCCCGCCTACCCGAACTTCGCGTTCCAGCGGGTCGACATCGCGCACGACCTCTACAATCCGCAGGGCAAGATCAGCGGCAAGGCATTGAAACTGCCCTATGCCGACCGTCACTTCGATTTCGTCATCATGACATCGATCGTGACTCACCTGCCGCCGGACGAGGTCCTCGTCTATCTGAGCGAGATCGGCCGGCTCCTTCGTCCGGGCGGACGCCTGTTCATGACCGCCTTCGTTGTCGACTCCGTTGCAGCAGCAAATGAAACGGGCAGGCGCGATCCGCGCCTGGCGTTCCAGCGCGATGGCGACGGGCCCTGCTGGTTCGTCCCCGAGCTGCCCCGGCTTGCCGCGGTTGGCTTCGACGACGGTTTCCTCGACGGTGCTCTTGGCCGGGCCGGTCTCACAGCGATCACAAAGTCGCTCGGCTCCTGGCGCGGGCAGGCCGCGGATCACTATCAGGATGTCTTTGTTGCCGAGCAGCGGGGGAGCGGCGCTTGA
- a CDS encoding calcium-binding protein, with protein sequence MATLEGGAYDDALFGSRFDDFIRAHGGDDFVNGGKGHDIIFGDGGDDLLFGGDGNDTVFGGEGTDLLYGEKGNDNLVGGAGDDLLDGDKGNDILLGGEGNDFLVGGKGSDLLYGGAGNDIINGGEGNDLLVGGHGSDVFVFDGGGGNDVILDFTPGEDVLQIAKGINGLDVTAPEDLASRITQVGGNVVIDLGHGDTLTLVNADAEDIQAHPENYFTVH encoded by the coding sequence ATGGCCACTTTGGAAGGCGGCGCATACGACGACGCCCTGTTTGGCTCTCGCTTTGACGATTTCATTCGCGCCCACGGAGGTGATGATTTCGTCAACGGAGGCAAGGGGCACGACATCATCTTCGGAGACGGAGGTGACGACTTACTGTTCGGCGGCGACGGAAACGACACAGTTTTCGGCGGCGAAGGCACAGATCTTCTCTATGGTGAAAAGGGTAACGACAACCTGGTCGGCGGAGCGGGCGACGACCTGCTCGACGGCGACAAGGGTAACGACATCCTTCTTGGCGGCGAAGGCAACGACTTCCTCGTCGGCGGCAAGGGCAGCGACCTGCTCTACGGTGGCGCCGGTAACGACATCATCAATGGCGGCGAAGGCAACGATCTCCTGGTCGGCGGCCACGGCAGCGATGTCTTCGTGTTCGATGGCGGTGGCGGCAACGACGTTATCCTCGACTTCACCCCCGGCGAGGACGTTCTGCAGATCGCAAAGGGCATCAACGGCCTGGACGTCACGGCGCCCGAGGATCTCGCTTCACGCATCACCCAGGTCGGCGGCAATGTCGTGATCGACCTCGGCCATGGCGACACCCTGACGCTGGTGAACGCGGACGCCGAAGATATTCAGGCTCATCCCGAGAACTATTTCACCGTCCACTAA
- a CDS encoding N-formylglutamate amidohydrolase, which yields MNRPDCPSKVLTECLDDEWWTQHRGDSPILATAIHNGHAVRGAVERLITLSAAERLREEDPFTEFIIRDFPNRIVVHRSRFEVDINRPRDGAIYVRPEQAWGLKVWTRQPPHDLVEASLAMHDEYYAMLEAMLAGIERRHGRFVVLDVHSYNHRRSGPEAEATRAEAAPEVNIGTFSMDRVKWARVVDAFVKALRSTDFHGRRLDVRENIAFQGRGEQTRFIHERFPDTGCAIAVEFKKFFMDEWTGEPNMEALVALRKLVSSTLPSLVNALGADQ from the coding sequence ATGAATAGACCGGATTGCCCGAGCAAGGTGTTGACGGAGTGTCTCGACGACGAATGGTGGACACAGCATCGTGGTGACTCTCCGATCCTCGCCACGGCCATTCACAATGGCCACGCAGTGCGCGGCGCGGTCGAACGTCTCATTACTCTATCGGCCGCGGAGCGGCTGCGCGAGGAAGATCCCTTCACCGAGTTCATCATCCGCGATTTCCCGAACCGGATTGTTGTTCATCGGTCGAGATTTGAGGTCGATATCAATCGCCCCCGCGACGGTGCGATATATGTGAGGCCGGAGCAGGCCTGGGGTCTCAAAGTCTGGACCCGTCAGCCCCCGCACGATTTGGTCGAGGCATCGCTGGCGATGCATGACGAATATTATGCGATGCTCGAAGCGATGCTGGCGGGCATCGAGCGGCGCCATGGGCGTTTCGTCGTTCTCGACGTCCACAGCTACAACCACCGGCGCAGCGGCCCCGAAGCGGAAGCGACGCGAGCGGAAGCCGCACCGGAGGTCAATATCGGCACGTTTTCGATGGATCGCGTCAAATGGGCAAGAGTGGTGGATGCTTTCGTCAAGGCCTTGCGCTCCACCGACTTCCACGGGCGGCGGCTCGACGTCCGCGAAAACATCGCATTTCAGGGCAGAGGTGAACAGACGCGATTTATCCATGAGCGCTTCCCCGACACGGGCTGCGCCATTGCCGTCGAATTCAAGAAATTCTTCATGGACGAGTGGACGGGCGAGCCGAACATGGAGGCGCTTGTAGCGCTGAGGAAGCTCGTCTCGTCGACGCTGCCGTCGCTTGTCAACGCTTTGGGAGCGGACCAATGA
- a CDS encoding glycosyltransferase family 4 protein: MSDRLRVLVVSHGHPAMSLGGAEIASHSLHKGLNALPGVESIYLARVGHPVPRHGASALMSHRLAPDEVLFHLDDYDHFFLSNGDTEAIRRDLLRFVGDVTPHVVHFHHLIGMGVEALYALREALPEAIILVTFHEYLSICHNHGQMVKRPSGQLCSKASPISCHGCFPEIPVPRFLKREQFLRGMLGLADAFVSPSMFLATRYVEWGIDAEKLSVIDNGIVPGEIAPLRDLPAQTGRRNRFAYFGQMTPFKGIDVLIDAVSRVPQEIWGEDSCLMIFGGNLERQPTEFQDRIKKLIDEAGRRVRFYGAYQNGDMPRLMRSVDWVVLPSIWWENSPVVIQEALHHRRPIICSDIGGMAEQVRDGRDGLHFRAGSAQDLADRLIEVLGEPKVWDRLHAILRPPISHVDAARAHADLYRRLLEEKRSAMAGGHYDPVPLPA; this comes from the coding sequence ATGAGCGACCGGCTCCGCGTTCTCGTTGTTTCACATGGCCACCCGGCGATGTCGCTCGGGGGCGCGGAGATAGCGTCCCATAGCCTTCACAAGGGCCTGAACGCCTTGCCGGGTGTCGAATCGATCTATCTGGCCCGCGTAGGCCATCCCGTCCCACGCCATGGTGCGTCGGCGCTCATGAGCCACCGTCTCGCACCTGACGAAGTCCTCTTCCACCTCGACGACTACGATCACTTCTTCCTCTCTAACGGTGATACCGAAGCGATCCGTCGCGACCTCCTGCGCTTTGTCGGCGACGTCACACCTCATGTGGTCCACTTCCATCACCTGATCGGCATGGGGGTGGAGGCACTCTACGCCCTTCGCGAGGCACTACCGGAAGCGATTATCCTGGTGACCTTCCACGAATATCTGTCCATCTGCCATAATCACGGGCAAATGGTGAAGCGACCGTCAGGTCAACTCTGCAGCAAGGCTTCTCCAATCAGTTGCCACGGATGTTTTCCCGAAATCCCCGTCCCCCGTTTCCTGAAGCGCGAACAGTTCTTGCGCGGCATGCTCGGCCTTGCCGACGCCTTCGTCTCTCCAAGCATGTTCCTCGCCACGCGGTATGTCGAATGGGGAATCGACGCGGAGAAACTCTCTGTGATCGACAATGGAATAGTGCCTGGCGAGATCGCGCCGCTGCGAGACCTGCCGGCTCAGACCGGCCGGCGAAACCGCTTCGCCTATTTCGGGCAGATGACGCCGTTTAAAGGCATTGATGTGTTGATCGATGCTGTTTCACGCGTGCCGCAGGAGATATGGGGCGAGGACTCCTGCCTGATGATCTTCGGCGGCAACCTTGAACGCCAGCCAACGGAATTCCAGGACAGGATCAAGAAGCTTATCGATGAAGCCGGCCGCAGGGTGCGCTTCTACGGTGCCTATCAAAATGGGGACATGCCGCGGTTGATGCGTTCCGTCGACTGGGTGGTCCTGCCGTCCATCTGGTGGGAAAACTCGCCCGTCGTTATCCAGGAGGCCTTGCATCACCGTCGGCCGATCATCTGCTCCGACATCGGCGGCATGGCCGAGCAGGTTCGGGACGGAAGGGACGGGCTGCATTTTCGTGCCGGCAGCGCCCAGGACCTGGCCGATCGGCTCATCGAAGTGCTTGGCGAGCCGAAGGTTTGGGATCGGCTGCATGCAATCCTGCGGCCGCCGATCAGCCATGTCGATGCCGCTCGCGCCCATGCAGACCTCTATCGCCGGCTGCTCGAGGAAAAGCGGAGCGCGATGGCTGGTGGACATTACGATCCGGTCCCGCTGCCCGCCTGA
- a CDS encoding glycosyltransferase family 2 protein — MTFDDRTRGASVVFGDAKAFRLGSDVAVLILDVPARLPSAAKCTLVMQDQPVPLVSTTLSLTTGSQRILWAMRPGEQPACGQISTESGNLQTVTLRPVGELPPFDVEALFANLAPEGCIKFLSNLLTAWRSAFRMSRDPLFVGVVEDALHALTSRSRPAKVACPVAEGRYLVETAISADFGEISAVYALSANVLMPLASQSRIGIHGEKNLRPCHLIVECSRLPQSLVLQGKRGIAVRELVPGNPRYPSLQAWWTERGRAPELREFVVRSLSGVPGGGAAMAADLQLRTPLPARQIGKSPMHPAAEVDLALALSGGLLAGGWSHDPTGILAGIDYLKEDGTAVPLDGNWYEFPAWARGAKEDSRTDVTGFVAWLPLNEPLGTLLQPRFQMRLASGAVKPLVPKPQPFEPTAQRNRILRAVPPQHAIDQAFRTILAPALQDVERRLGRTIEVDYTKDYGLPQEAPIVSIVVPLYRVLDFLRFQLSGMATDPWLAKNAEIIYVLDSPEIQDETEHLLGGFHLLHGLPMKLVVMNRNGGYARACNAGARFARGTVLVMLNSDVVPTSTGWLQALMRPLMEQKGLGAIGPKLIFEDGSLQHAGLYFARDRHGVWLNHHFHKGMPGDYAPAQVARSVPGVTGACLVTRRDIYERVGGYTEDYVIGDYEDSDLCLKIRRCGYDIGYEPSACLYHFERRSIRRSQDYMRGVASQYNSWLHSERWNDDIADLMAAGSGSEGIASFGGEAEARSAA, encoded by the coding sequence GTGACGTTCGACGACCGTACGAGGGGCGCCAGCGTTGTTTTCGGCGATGCGAAGGCCTTTCGGCTCGGCTCCGATGTAGCCGTATTGATCCTTGATGTTCCCGCCAGGCTGCCCTCCGCAGCCAAGTGTACACTCGTCATGCAAGACCAACCGGTCCCGCTTGTCAGCACCACGCTTTCACTCACCACCGGCAGCCAGCGCATCCTCTGGGCCATGCGTCCCGGCGAGCAACCGGCCTGCGGGCAGATTTCGACCGAGAGCGGCAACCTTCAAACGGTTACCCTTCGGCCCGTCGGTGAACTGCCCCCCTTCGATGTCGAGGCCCTGTTTGCCAACCTTGCGCCGGAGGGCTGCATCAAATTTCTCAGCAATCTGCTGACCGCCTGGCGAAGCGCGTTCCGAATGTCCAGGGATCCGCTTTTTGTCGGCGTTGTCGAGGACGCGCTTCACGCACTCACCTCGCGGTCGAGGCCCGCCAAGGTCGCCTGCCCCGTCGCTGAAGGACGATACCTTGTCGAGACCGCCATCAGTGCTGATTTCGGCGAGATCAGCGCCGTCTACGCCCTCAGCGCGAACGTCCTTATGCCGCTCGCTTCACAGTCTCGCATTGGCATCCACGGGGAGAAGAACCTGAGGCCGTGCCATTTGATCGTCGAATGTTCGAGGCTGCCTCAGTCCTTGGTGCTGCAGGGGAAAAGGGGCATTGCGGTCCGGGAGTTGGTTCCCGGCAATCCGCGTTACCCGAGCCTTCAAGCCTGGTGGACCGAACGTGGCCGCGCACCGGAACTGCGCGAGTTTGTCGTGCGCTCACTGTCGGGTGTGCCGGGAGGCGGCGCGGCAATGGCCGCCGACCTGCAGCTTCGCACCCCGCTTCCTGCACGCCAGATCGGCAAATCGCCGATGCATCCCGCCGCCGAGGTCGACCTTGCTCTCGCCCTTTCGGGCGGTCTGCTCGCCGGCGGCTGGTCGCACGACCCCACGGGCATTCTCGCCGGGATCGACTACCTGAAAGAGGATGGCACGGCGGTGCCACTCGATGGCAACTGGTATGAGTTTCCCGCCTGGGCGCGCGGAGCAAAAGAGGACTCCAGAACGGACGTTACCGGCTTTGTTGCCTGGCTGCCGCTCAATGAGCCATTGGGCACCCTCCTCCAGCCGCGCTTCCAGATGCGGCTCGCCTCCGGCGCAGTGAAGCCCCTCGTGCCGAAGCCGCAGCCCTTCGAGCCCACGGCACAGCGCAACCGCATCCTGCGTGCAGTCCCGCCGCAGCACGCCATCGACCAGGCCTTCCGCACGATACTTGCCCCGGCGCTGCAGGATGTGGAACGGCGCCTGGGCAGGACGATAGAGGTCGACTACACGAAGGACTACGGCCTGCCGCAGGAGGCGCCGATCGTCTCTATCGTCGTGCCGTTGTACCGGGTTCTCGATTTCCTGCGCTTCCAGCTCTCCGGCATGGCGACGGACCCTTGGCTCGCGAAGAACGCGGAGATCATCTATGTGCTGGATTCTCCCGAAATCCAGGACGAGACGGAACACCTGCTTGGCGGCTTCCATCTGCTCCACGGCCTGCCGATGAAGCTCGTGGTCATGAACCGCAATGGCGGCTATGCCCGGGCCTGCAACGCCGGTGCGCGCTTTGCAAGAGGCACCGTGCTGGTGATGCTCAATTCCGACGTCGTGCCCACATCAACCGGTTGGTTGCAGGCGCTCATGCGGCCGCTCATGGAACAGAAAGGGCTCGGCGCCATTGGTCCGAAGCTCATCTTCGAGGACGGTTCACTGCAGCATGCCGGGCTTTACTTCGCGCGCGACCGGCACGGCGTGTGGCTCAACCACCACTTCCACAAGGGCATGCCGGGTGACTATGCGCCAGCGCAGGTCGCTCGCTCCGTTCCGGGCGTTACCGGCGCATGCCTGGTCACGCGGCGGGATATCTACGAACGCGTTGGCGGATACACCGAGGACTATGTCATCGGCGATTACGAGGACAGTGATTTGTGCCTCAAGATCCGCAGGTGCGGCTACGACATTGGCTATGAGCCATCGGCCTGCCTTTATCATTTCGAGCGCCGGTCGATCCGCCGCAGCCAGGACTACATGCGCGGTGTCGCCAGCCAATACAATTCCTGGCTGCACTCCGAGCGCTGGAACGACGACATCGCCGACCTGATGGCTGCCGGCAGCGGCAGTGAAGGAATCGCCTCCTTCGGCGGCGAAGCAGAAGCAAGGAGTGCCGCATGA
- a CDS encoding glycosyltransferase family 4 protein codes for MSMRILVAAHNHPALHPGGTEIFAHDLFRAYRRAGCETLFLGAVNQIHRQARPGTSFQGIGPAGDEVLLWSGHFDRFFMSQIDLYGVVADLAELLREFRPDVVHIHHLLLLGAEFPHIVRRTLPECRIVMTLHDYYLICHHDGLMVRTTGKELCHKASPDRCHACFKDIALDRFVLRESHLKALLRDVDRFVAPSRFLRQRFIEWGLEEDAISVIPNGLPRKDAPAAPPRINADRPVFGYFGNLNPWKGVPVLLEAARQLIADGVPFELRVHGGAPFQSESFREEITRLFGETAPVVQQRGPYRREDVADLIAAVDCTIVPSIWWENAPLVIQEAQALGRPVIVSNIGGMAEMIADGVNGLTVAPNDPRALASAMRRFVEDPALGQRLSTNAREPDDIDTTARRYLDLIDAIEPARIEAA; via the coding sequence TTGAGCATGCGCATTCTCGTTGCCGCCCACAACCATCCGGCACTCCATCCCGGAGGCACCGAGATCTTCGCGCACGACCTGTTCCGAGCCTACCGGCGGGCCGGCTGCGAAACGCTCTTCCTCGGCGCCGTAAACCAGATCCATCGCCAGGCGCGGCCTGGCACGAGCTTTCAGGGGATCGGCCCCGCAGGCGATGAAGTTTTGTTGTGGTCCGGTCACTTCGACCGCTTCTTCATGAGCCAGATCGATCTCTACGGCGTCGTTGCGGACCTCGCGGAACTGTTGCGCGAGTTCCGGCCAGACGTGGTGCACATCCACCATCTGCTCCTGCTCGGCGCGGAGTTCCCGCATATCGTCCGCCGCACATTACCGGAGTGCCGGATCGTCATGACGCTGCATGACTACTATCTTATCTGCCATCACGACGGGCTGATGGTGCGCACAACCGGCAAGGAACTTTGCCACAAAGCAAGCCCCGACCGCTGCCACGCCTGCTTCAAGGACATAGCCCTCGACCGCTTCGTATTGCGCGAAAGTCATCTGAAGGCCCTGCTTCGCGACGTGGACCGTTTCGTTGCACCGAGCCGATTCCTCCGGCAGCGCTTCATAGAATGGGGGCTAGAGGAAGATGCAATCAGCGTCATTCCGAACGGACTGCCACGGAAAGACGCCCCCGCCGCCCCGCCTCGGATCAATGCAGACCGACCCGTATTCGGCTATTTCGGCAATCTCAATCCGTGGAAGGGCGTACCGGTGCTGCTGGAGGCGGCGAGACAGCTCATTGCCGACGGCGTACCGTTCGAGCTGCGCGTCCATGGCGGTGCCCCTTTCCAGAGCGAAAGTTTCAGGGAAGAGATCACGCGGCTGTTTGGCGAAACGGCTCCCGTGGTGCAACAGCGCGGCCCGTATCGCCGCGAGGATGTCGCCGACCTCATCGCCGCGGTCGACTGCACGATCGTTCCCTCGATCTGGTGGGAGAACGCGCCACTGGTCATCCAGGAGGCGCAGGCCCTCGGCCGGCCAGTCATCGTCAGCAACATCGGCGGCATGGCCGAGATGATCGCCGACGGTGTCAATGGACTTACCGTCGCGCCCAACGATCCGCGTGCGCTGGCATCCGCCATGCGCCGCTTCGTGGAAGATCCGGCTTTGGGCCAGCGCCTTTCCACAAACGCCCGCGAGCCCGACGACATTGATACGACCGCACGACGCTATCTCGACCTGATCGATGCGATCGAGCCGGCACGTATCGAAGCGGCATAG